From the genome of Setaria viridis chromosome 1, Setaria_viridis_v4.0, whole genome shotgun sequence:
AAGGGAAGCCAAATTTGGCcagtattttctttttttgaaaaacggTCCAACAATATGCAGAAAAGTCTCATGCATAACTAACGTTGTAATCTTCTGCACTGACCACTTTGCCCCTTGCTGCACTACACGGGGCCTTTCCTCTGATGCACATGCTGACATCTGTTTGCTTCTAGACATCCTCCAAGAATCAGTTTCACTTTTCGCCTTTCCATAAATACGTCCACATCATTGGCTCTGATCCTTTATCGTCTGGCAACTGCAAGATATAGCAGAGGGCACTGCACAGGAGCACCAATGGATCAGGGGATGGAGCTGAGGGGATGCGTCTGTCGGATCAAGAGCTCCGCGCTTGAGCTTCTGTCCATGGAGGAGGATCTGGTGACTGATCTGGATGATGATCTGTGCGATTTGGTCAGGAGGGATCTCCAGCTCAAAGCCACCTTCCTGTACATTGACCTGAGCCGTGTGATCGCCCATAACGAGTGCGAGGAGCGCAGGGAGGAGATCACCCTTCTCGCCAACGATTTCTTCTACTTCATGGATGAGGTGATGTGATTGGTTCCTTCTTCTCCCATCTTTGATAGCTTTGATTAGAAGTATTCCCTTGTTGGTTGGCAGTCAGCATGACAAATTCACTGGTTAGTAAAGACTGCGTACACGGCAAATTCTTCTCTTATTTTGCATAATTCTTAGCATTAAAATGTACCCCTATTTGCGCGCACTTATCAACCAATTTTAACAGATGGTATTGCAGATCTTATCATAGATATAGCATTGCTCAATCAACAATTGTTCATTGTTTAGAATTACCGTGATACCAATCTTATCATATATATCGCGTTGCTCAATCAACAAGTGTTTATTGTTTAGAATTACCGTGATATCATGTACTATGTACCATACAGTTACCATTTTTCTTTTGGTGACAGAGAGATAGGTAGCTCTGCAATCGCTTAATGTGAATGCTGTCATTGAATTCTGTCAGTTTACCTCCTTTTTCTAGAAAgggaaagagataaggttactctGCAGTCTCTTAATACATGCTGTCTCTGAATTCTAACAAACAGTGTCCACAAGAAGCTAACTCTACCTCAAATTGCCCTTGTTTTCCCTTTCTGTGCCATCATTTCTGAACCAGCCATTACACTGTTTAGCACTTGAGAAAGTTGAACCAGAGGGACCTACCATAATCAGGTCAACAAAGACCAGTCAGATCATCTACATATATACTAACTGCAGATCAATGCTTGTGCACCATTTATCAAGTTCTTGTGATTCTTGACTAGTATTTTCCCAATAAATTGAAGTTAATGCGCGATGGTCATGGTCAAACTTGGAAAACTCAAACTTTGGTCCTTGTGGTATAGACAACACAATAAACAAGTTGGACAATGACACAAGAGGGGTCAGGTCAGCTAGCTGAGTTTGTGGATGCATTTGATGTTTTACTGAAACTGCTATTGGATAAATGCGTGCATGCAGCTGGGTGACGCCGTGGCGAGCCGGAGCGTCTCGGTCGTGAAGGTGTGCTACGGCAACACGGCTCGGGCGCTCCGCAAGGTGGTCGCTGCCAttgcgccggcggcagcagcttgATGGGCTCATACCATCACATCGGCTGTCTTGCGTGCTTCTGGTAAGAAGCACAAAAAGGAGGGAGAAGCGTGCCTGAAGAAACTGTTGCAGAAAAGAGGACGAGATGTACTTGTCACCGTGTAAGAAATGTGGCCACTAGCTACATCGCCCGTGCACATTCATGGCGAGAGAGCTGAATGAAGCAAAGCTAGAAAAAGATCAGCTGCCATTTGGTTTATCCCCGTGATAATGCTCCTGTTCGGCGCCGTTCGTTCGTTTTACCCTCTGAATCAAATTCTGTTCGATCGATGATAAACTCTTACAGAAGTTCTCCAAACATTTGGCAAGAACATCCAAAGTAGGCTTACAGCATTGCCTCTATATACACTTGATTGGAATTCGGATAAACTCTTGCAGTTTTTAAGAGACACCCAGCACATAAAGGAGCCCAGTTTAGAGAGCCAGGCTTCATATGAATTATACTAGATACACACAGAAGGTTGATTACCTTGTAGTAACTGACAAAAAGGCTAAGCTTTTCCTGCTAATTATTCATATCAGGTTTAGTTTCTATGCTACACCTCTGTTAACATCGATCACCAGGACAAAACCCAAAAAAGAATCAATATGTGCAACCAAGGTGAGGAAAACTGCATATTACAGAAAACTCGCCCTATCTCAAATTCTCAATCACTAATATAGAGCTTCCTGAGAAGTCAAGCTGGACAGAGTTTTGAAGGCCATATGGTGCAGTGGATCATGTTGCTTCATAGCTTTCAGACATCAGAAAAGGCATGATCTTTCTTGGACCTATGCTTCTCCATGCAGATACCCAAGCACATGGCTCTTCAGATATTTTGATCAAACTATTGCTGAAAATTGAGATGCTGCCCTGTCTGGCAGTGGCCTACCATACTCTTGGCTCTTCTTTTAAGTGACTGCTGCCAAGAACTTGTGCCTTCAAATGGAAAAGAGAGGATGCCAAGAGTGAGAATTTCATTATTGAATTTAGAAACCAATGGAGAAAGGAGCAACACTATTTTTCGAGGAAAAAGAGCAACAATATATATAAAGCACTAGTATTCTTTTAATTATGCATGTTGCCAATTGAAAATGATGAAATTTACTAATGAATGTATCTAAGTAACACTAACTATGCAGTGAGTATTATTTAGTGGCAGGACCAAACGGAAATTCAACTTGACAATAAAAATGATTTTGAAGTGAGGaactggtgagtggtgacatGCATTATTATAGGCAGCTGAATATTGGTCAAAGCCAAAGTGCATTTTTGGTTCTGTTTTTCACATCAGTAGCTAAGATACTGATTAACAATCAGTGCATCCTCGGGTTGCAATCTTGCTGATCATGATCAAAGCAGAAGTTTACCATAGGAGAGCGAGGGAGTATGCAACTAGCTAGCCTTTCATCCACCGAAACAGGCAATGGAGGCATCTTGCTCATTATTCCAGGAATTTGGCTCATGCTGTTAATTAAGGAGAGCATCACGTCAGTTAAAGCATCATCCGTATAAACACACATTCTCACTTTCAATATGAGCCAATTTTTGTGTATAAAATATGATAAGCTGTACCTTTGAAGAAGACCGTTGATGTTCCTTCTCGTATGATGAAAAAGATCAATGTTGTTCTGAGCCTGAAAAGTATTGTCAAGTTGAATTGAAACTTACTCCTGCACAGCTAATCTTCCAACTTCTTATGACAGTTTATCATGAAAATGTGTGCCAAACAGACACTGgaatgttttgtttttctttctccacTGATGAGAAGTGTTATGAGCACACTGAATAGTGCCAACTATTAACCTTATTGTGTATGCTACAGATTTGTGGCAGACTAAATTAAGAGTTACTCTTGACCAATAcacatatttttaaaataacaCTTAGGCCTTGAACTGAATTTCTGGCTAAATTAACAGATGCATTGTGtaataaagaaacaaaagacCAACCTGTGatgtcaaaatatttatttctaTTTGATTGAGAAGTCGAGCGTTTTCTTCCAATATATTTAGCATTTCACAATCAATTTGAGAGTCTGCATAAAAGGAACACATACATGTCAAACCTTTTACAAAATTGAATACTCTGAAATAAGCAAGACAAccatataaaaaaaaagttttagcTGATAGGAAAGTCCATATGCTTATACTGGAAATTAAGAGGACTATAGAACATTTACAAtacaaaaaaaatcctaaaatatGCTGAACAAATGTGGTGATTCCTTTTAGCAGCAGAATCACCATCAATAGTTCTAATAAATGCATCACTAAGGTTTCTACTATTATAGAACCaacattttagcatttttaagAACACAAAATGGGTTGAAATATTTCATTGCTGCCAAAAGCAATGGGAAAAGGTATGTTTTACATAGTCAATTACTTGATAACTCTATAAGAGACCTACCAACCTCCAGATAGAAATCCGTTATTATGTCTGGTGTTACGAGGCATAAAGGCAGAAGCTCTCATATCAGTTTGAACAGGAGGATTGGTAACCCATGATGATGGCTCAGCCATTTTGTCCTGAGAAACAACCATAATCAGTCTCATTTAAAAACAAACTCATAAATGCGACTTGTAAAATTGTAAGGTTGCATCATGTATATTTCTCATCCTAACTTCACTTTTGACAGTATCACATTATAATGCATTTTCCTGTTTGTGGGTTAATATGGTATAAAGACAATTATATTGTGCCACATGGATGCCACTGGAGTATTGAATGTTCACTTCATTCCATCATTTCCACAAACACCAGAACATTTGTGCATGCTGGAGCTGTGGACTGTGGTgtgttttcaaaataaatttgatATCACAAAAGAAGTCCAAATTTGGGTTATGTTTATCAGGAGTCAGAACAGTAATTTCTTCAAGAATATTATGGTGCTAATTAGAGATGACAATGTCATAAAAATGAAAGGATGAGCACCTTTctatcttttatcttttttccaaGATAGTGTTCTTCAGGCTTACGTCGTCTTGTAGCTTCTTTTCTCTGTAAGAAAATCTAATTATTATTACCAATAgaattgaaaaggaaaacaatattTGATGAGTTAACTCTCTTAGGAAATATCACTATTTAATCATTATTACCAACAAAATGGAAAAGATTAATAAATTCCAGTGGAAAACATCAATAAGGATACGAATAAATATCACtcaagataaaaaaaacttgGAACAACAGCCCAATGTTTTGCTAGTCGTCTACAACTAAAACTTATTCAGGACATACAAAAAAGTGGTGGGGATTATTTGTTGCATTGGCAGTGTCAGTTTGGTATAGTTAATGGCATTCACTGATCAATCAACTCAAACATAGCATCTTAGTTGTACTAACTGAAAAGGTAAACAAAAACATGAATGATGTGACCCTTCTAAGCGATATACATGCTCTCAAATCTCGACATGAAACAAGAACAGGCCAACTTTAGGCTGGAAATCTTATTGGTAATGCAAAAGCAGAGACTTTTCAGCCTTCCTTATATTAATATAGTACACACTAGACAAATACAAAGGTTCTATGGGCCAACAACTCAAAAGGATACTTAGGGAGACCAGCTCAGATCACACTACTTTAAAGTTCAAAATAGACCATTATAGTATTTTTATAGATGTGGGCAAATAAGTGTATCTTCCACATGATCTACTTTCACATACACGGGCACTGGTTTAGTGGAATTATGGTGATATCATCTTGACAAGTCACGAAAGTATAAACTGCTGTTAGTCTCCATCCATATGCTGAAGTGGGACCACATATTCCTTTCAAACGAAATAACCTAAGAGTGGATGAACATCTAGCATGACTATTGCATCTATCAGTACTGTTTAGCTACAACTGAAGTTTCCAACTGAAATGTGGACTGAAAACAACAGATAAGGAAATGACGTTCAGAAACTGCATAATAGATCAAAGAAATCAGGTGCTAACCGCTGCCATCCATTGGCATCTCATGGCAACATCTCTTACAGTCTTGTCTGGTAACATGGCCGCTATCTTTATGTACTTCATGATTCCTGGTTCATTTGCATACCTGAAAATTTCAATAGCCAGTGCACCAAAGAATACAAGATTAGGAATGAAATGATGAGTAAATAAAAGCTTTAACAGAATATAGACAAAAGATTTCTTGTGACAAAATTAAGCATCGCGTCCCTGTTTATTGGACCAAGTATCAGTAAAAATGATGAAAGTGAAAGAAACACCTACTTTTTTAGTAAGAGAACAAAGAGCTAATATGTCCAACAAACTTGCTCATGTAAAAATTCCTTACAAAAATTGAGAGTATTCCTTTCATGAGAGGATAAAAAAGGGACAACAGAGGTGAATTTCTGACTAGAGTGAACCACAAACATCACAAAACTCAGTATTACGAAACAATATAGGCATTTAAGCAAGTAGCACAAAATCTTGGCAGTTTGGCCCCAATTTCCAGGTATGGTCATGATCGGATTGTTAAATAGCATTGAATTATTAATATAGGATAAAAGGTATTTAACTCATCGCATGGCAGTATATCTTACTTGATGAGGCCATCATTCAACATTTGCAGCTCAGGATAGGACCACTCCACAGCCATAGGTGTACTATACTTGAGGCTCTGGCCAGAAGAATCAGAAGTCATGTTTGGTGAACCAGTGGATACAATTGTTGAAGAAGTAGTGTTCAACATCGCCATATTGCCATTCATTCCACTGGAAGTGTCCAGACAAACTGGCATGGCTCCTGATCCACTGGTAATTGAACTCGTCTGAAATGAAACCACATGCTGGTTGCAGAATGAATGCGGAAATACTCCAAAGTGGTTAGGATCTGTTGACATCTGCATGCCAAACGAAATTTCGCACTCCCACTTCACCCTCACAAACGTGTCATCAAGCTTCAGAACAACACTTGTAAGTTCTCAACCCCCCTTGAACCTTTCTCCCAAGATGAGGAAACTTTTGAAGCAAATATTACAGTTCCATTGTGATACAGCCCAGATCAGCTCGACAACCAGGGCTCCATAAACTCATTGAAGTAACCATGGATGCCATCCAAACAATGAAGATGATTAGCAAAGCTTCACTGAATAGATCTTTCTTCTAATAAAGTATACTCAGTTTTGAGAAACTTCTACACTAGACTTCCTACAGAAGACATGAAAAAAGTAACATTAGTGCAATTGCTCCTTGGCAACATACTAAATACTAGATGGTTCCACAGCACACATGGTACTATAATAATCACTGAAGCTAATCCAATCCAAAGAAAACTTTCAGCTGGTGACTGACAATCAACTTTTCCAAAGAGAAGCACCAGTGATcacatcagaaaaaaaaaatgaaaatgataAGAGCCTGAAGAGACATCATCCAATGCTCAATCAGTTTATTTTATTGTAGTCAAATGTGCTGGATAACTATTTACTCAGATGGGTCTTACAAGAAGTGCCTAACCAAAGCTGTCACAACTAGATGAATTATCATTAGCACTATCAAAAGCACGAGCGCACCATACGAAATAGTTCAGCCATGTCAGCAGCAGAAAATTACAGCTAGCACACGAACCAAGAGTGTAAATATCCAGTACAAATTAATTATATCGAGACCACATCATAGATGAATTCACAAAGATCGTACAAATGTCCTCAGTGTAAAGATCATACAAACATTATGAAAAGAGAGTCGATGATAGACCTAAAGGAACATGCTTCTTAGAGGAAGGGCACATGAGGTTTTCAACCGAAAGA
Proteins encoded in this window:
- the LOC117863277 gene encoding photosynthetic NDH subunit of lumenal location 3, chloroplastic, yielding MDQGMELRGCVCRIKSSALELLSMEEDLVTDLDDDLCDLVRRDLQLKATFLYIDLSRVIAHNECEERREEITLLANDFFYFMDELGDAVASRSVSVVKVCYGNTARALRKVVAAIAPAAAA
- the LOC117863271 gene encoding uncharacterized protein; translation: MQMSTDPNHFGVFPHSFCNQHVVSFQTSSITSGSGAMPVCLDTSSGMNGNMAMLNTTSSTIVSTGSPNMTSDSSGQSLKYSTPMAVEWSYPELQMLNDGLIKYANEPGIMKYIKIAAMLPDKTVRDVAMRCQWMAARKEATRRRKPEEHYLGKKIKDRKDKMAEPSSWVTNPPVQTDMRASAFMPRNTRHNNGFLSGDSQIDCEMLNILEENARLLNQIEINILTSQAQNNIDLFHHTRRNINGLLQSMSQIPGIMSKMPPLPVSVDERLASCILPRSPMAQVLGSSHLKEEPRVW